A genomic stretch from Candidatus Thiothrix anitrata includes:
- a CDS encoding zeta toxin family protein translates to MKPRLIVIAGPNGSGKTSVTSEILLDDWAKGCDYINPDNIARDVFGDWNDHETVIKAAQYAEDWRNRCLAEKRDFVFETVLSVPDKVQFMQRAKDAGFFIRFFFIATDTPYINVARIVQRVVEGGHSVPTDKIVARYFRSIANGVEGARIADRAYFWDNSVDDHAPALLFRTVEGGVAKQYSALQLHPWGQQVVARLATAV, encoded by the coding sequence ATGAAACCAAGGTTGATCGTCATTGCCGGGCCTAACGGCTCAGGCAAGACTTCGGTAACAAGTGAAATTCTGCTGGATGACTGGGCAAAAGGATGTGATTACATCAACCCTGACAATATTGCCCGTGATGTGTTTGGTGATTGGAATGATCATGAAACCGTCATAAAAGCTGCTCAGTATGCTGAAGATTGGCGTAACCGTTGTTTGGCTGAAAAGCGTGATTTTGTGTTTGAAACGGTACTTTCCGTACCTGATAAAGTGCAATTCATGCAGCGTGCCAAGGATGCTGGTTTCTTCATCCGTTTCTTCTTCATTGCGACCGATACGCCATACATTAATGTGGCGCGTATTGTTCAACGTGTTGTGGAAGGTGGGCATAGCGTACCGACGGATAAGATTGTTGCCCGTTACTTCCGCTCCATTGCTAATGGGGTGGAAGGGGCAAGGATTGCTGACCGGGCTTATTTTTGGGATAACTCGGTTGATGATCATGCCCCAGCTTTATTGTTCCGTACCGTGGAGGGTGGCGTTGCAAAGCAATACAGTGCGTTACAGCTTCATCCGTGGGGGCAACAGGTCGTGGCTAGATTAGCAACTGCGGTTTAA
- a CDS encoding ATP-binding protein, with protein MNWHSTIRLHLLADRLDLFSPGAIPNTMTVDSLLERQSARNELLCSLLAKCPMNVDAMGSQRNFIMDKRGEGVPIILSESEQLAGKHPVYRMIDDAELLLTLFAAPSPHGD; from the coding sequence TTGAATTGGCACTCAACAATCCGCCTACACCTGCTTGCTGATCGTCTCGACCTGTTTTCACCGGGCGCGATCCCCAACACCATGACCGTGGACAGCCTGCTCGAACGGCAATCGGCACGGAATGAACTGCTGTGTTCATTGCTAGCGAAATGCCCTATGAACGTGGATGCGATGGGTTCACAACGCAATTTCATCATGGACAAGCGCGGCGAAGGCGTTCCTATCATCCTCTCAGAAAGTGAGCAATTAGCAGGTAAACATCCGGTTTACCGAATGATTGATGATGCGGAACTGTTGTTAACGCTGTTCGCTGCACCGTCGCCGCATGGGGATTAA
- a CDS encoding FMN-binding negative transcriptional regulator encodes MYIPKHFAEHDQAEILRFIAANAFGTLVTVDAGAPFASHIPFLLEQGDTLTLSGHLAKANPQWQHLATNPQVLAMFQGAHAYVSPTWYQGAGVPTWNYTAVHVHGKVRVNLDSDQVG; translated from the coding sequence ATGTACATCCCAAAACACTTTGCCGAACACGACCAAGCTGAAATCTTGCGCTTCATCGCCGCCAATGCATTTGGTACGCTGGTTACGGTTGATGCAGGCGCTCCCTTCGCCAGCCACATTCCGTTTTTGTTGGAACAGGGCGACACACTCACGTTGTCCGGTCATCTTGCCAAAGCCAATCCGCAATGGCAGCACCTCGCGACAAACCCGCAGGTGTTGGCAATGTTCCAAGGTGCACACGCCTACGTTTCACCCACATGGTACCAAGGCGCAGGCGTGCCCACTTGGAACTACACGGCTGTGCATGTCCACGGCAAGGTGCGTGTCAACCTTGACTCAGATCAAGTGGGTTAA
- a CDS encoding DUF4124 domain-containing protein — translation MIKQAILMPILVAGVVGWASSASAEMYKWTDSNGKTHYSATPPPADVNAKNIEAEIKLSTGKPKAVEVPDVSATTEQAPPETTPDKPLKSEDTAAASEKQHRSYCDQQKEAFQKLTINSLVKFSDDKGERFLTAAEKQEKMALISKNLDTMCRPEMFGSASGKVPTSASSSAKPLVSTVDTAKTEK, via the coding sequence ATGATTAAACAGGCAATCTTGATGCCAATTTTAGTGGCAGGTGTCGTGGGTTGGGCAAGTTCCGCCAGCGCAGAGATGTATAAATGGACAGATAGCAACGGTAAAACACATTACAGTGCCACGCCGCCGCCAGCTGATGTAAATGCTAAAAACATTGAGGCTGAGATTAAATTGTCTACAGGTAAGCCTAAGGCGGTGGAAGTACCCGATGTCTCTGCAACAACCGAGCAAGCCCCGCCTGAAACTACACCAGATAAACCACTAAAGTCGGAAGATACGGCCGCAGCGAGTGAAAAGCAACATCGCAGTTATTGCGACCAGCAAAAGGAGGCATTTCAGAAGCTGACGATCAATTCGTTGGTGAAATTCAGTGATGACAAAGGCGAACGTTTTCTTACTGCGGCTGAAAAACAGGAAAAAATGGCGTTAATTAGTAAAAATCTTGACACCATGTGCCGTCCTGAAATGTTTGGTAGTGCTTCCGGCAAGGTACCGACATCCGCTAGCAGTTCAGCCAAGCCTTTGGTTTCAACAGTCGATACGGCAAAAACTGAGAAGTAA